Proteins encoded together in one uncultured Desulfosarcina sp. window:
- a CDS encoding 3-deoxy-7-phosphoheptulonate synthase, protein MQKTYDLNVIKRTSIITPDQLREEFPMTETATRTVMDSRQEIKDILSGKDSRLMVITGPCSIISHRQAVEYGKRLAGLQEKIKTTIKLVMRVYFEKPRTNVGFKGLISDPHIDKKTFDIDEGLRKARKILMDLNELGVAVGTEILSQTAAERLSGLIAWACIGARTTESQNHREWASAFSMPVGFKNGTDGNLNTAINALLAASSPQVFVGNDPHGVTSRVFSGGNRYCHIVLRGGKRPNYDPVSIAEAVGFLSKYPSLIQSVVVDCSHKNSGKDYRRQGEVFNHVLIQRMGHTNGLSIRPNKAICGLMLESNIEEGSQPFVYGETRKEDLNPFVSITDACIGWEETEDILLTAHGQLQRTAGS, encoded by the coding sequence ATGCAGAAAACATACGATTTAAATGTAATCAAACGCACTTCGATCATTACCCCGGACCAGCTTCGGGAAGAATTCCCCATGACGGAAACCGCCACCCGGACCGTGATGGACAGCCGCCAGGAAATCAAGGATATCCTGAGCGGCAAGGACAGCCGCCTGATGGTGATCACCGGGCCGTGTTCCATCATCAGCCACCGCCAGGCCGTCGAATACGGCAAGCGGCTGGCCGGGTTGCAGGAAAAGATCAAAACGACCATCAAGCTGGTCATGCGGGTCTATTTCGAAAAACCCCGCACCAATGTGGGCTTCAAAGGCCTGATCTCCGACCCCCATATCGATAAAAAGACGTTCGACATCGATGAGGGCTTGCGCAAAGCCCGCAAGATATTGATGGATCTCAATGAGTTGGGTGTGGCCGTAGGCACCGAAATCCTGAGCCAGACGGCTGCCGAGCGTCTGTCCGGGTTGATCGCCTGGGCCTGTATCGGCGCCCGGACGACCGAATCCCAGAATCACCGCGAGTGGGCCAGCGCCTTTTCCATGCCGGTGGGATTCAAAAACGGAACCGACGGCAATCTGAACACGGCCATCAACGCCCTGCTGGCCGCCTCCAGCCCCCAGGTTTTTGTGGGCAACGACCCCCATGGCGTCACTTCACGGGTCTTTTCCGGTGGCAATCGCTACTGCCATATCGTATTGCGCGGCGGCAAACGCCCCAATTACGATCCGGTCAGTATCGCCGAAGCGGTTGGCTTTCTGTCCAAATATCCGTCGTTGATTCAATCGGTCGTCGTGGACTGTTCCCACAAAAATTCGGGTAAGGACTACCGCCGCCAGGGGGAGGTCTTCAATCACGTCCTGATTCAGCGCATGGGCCACACCAACGGCCTTTCCATCCGGCCCAACAAGGCCATTTGCGGTTTGATGCTGGAAAGCAACATCGAGGAAGGCAGCCAGCCTTTCGTGTATGGCGAAACCCGCAAGGAAGACCTCAATCCATTCGTGTCCATCACCGATGCCTGCATCGGCTGGGAGGAGACCGAGGATATTTTACTTACCGCCCATGGGCAGTTGCAGCGAACAGCGGGTTCATGA
- a CDS encoding potassium transporter: MAKDKRQSDPLKGLERFWIIGAGRFGQIAVERIGKKKADAAITVVDKKSTDLGHGKVIAIQQDGIQWLATKLQPQAPVDIVVPAIPIHVAYEWLKSNLTKKYKIIPIDIPDGWLARMPHAMRGAVGQAYVSHADFICPDNCPEPETICTHTGKPRPMDLFRLLAGLDFDGVLPIVIRSHQLLPGVGGIYPDEFFHALETVCNNRQRHLMIATACRCHGVVDFFRLGERTSSVA; this comes from the coding sequence ATGGCCAAAGACAAGCGACAAAGCGACCCGCTTAAGGGATTGGAACGATTCTGGATTATCGGTGCCGGTCGTTTCGGGCAGATCGCCGTGGAGCGGATCGGCAAAAAGAAAGCCGATGCGGCGATCACCGTCGTCGACAAAAAGTCGACGGACCTGGGGCACGGCAAGGTGATCGCCATCCAGCAGGACGGAATCCAATGGCTTGCGACCAAATTGCAGCCGCAGGCGCCGGTAGACATTGTCGTGCCGGCTATTCCTATTCATGTCGCGTATGAATGGTTAAAATCCAACCTTACGAAAAAATATAAAATAATCCCCATCGATATCCCGGACGGATGGCTGGCTCGAATGCCGCACGCCATGCGGGGCGCCGTTGGGCAGGCGTATGTCAGCCATGCCGACTTTATCTGCCCGGACAACTGCCCTGAACCGGAGACCATCTGCACGCACACCGGAAAACCCAGACCCATGGACCTGTTCCGACTTCTGGCAGGATTGGATTTTGACGGTGTGCTGCCCATCGTCATCCGAAGCCACCAATTGCTGCCCGGTGTTGGCGGTATTTATCCGGACGAATTTTTCCATGCCCTGGAGACGGTATGCAACAACCGTCAGCGCCATCTGATGATTGCCACAGCCTGCCGCTGCCATGGGGTTGTTGATTTTTTCCGCCTGGGGGAAAGAACCTCTTCGGTTGCCTGA